The Flavobacterium faecale genome has a segment encoding these proteins:
- the pseC gene encoding UDP-4-amino-4,6-dideoxy-N-acetyl-beta-L-altrosamine transaminase — MKNIPYGRQNITTEDIDAVIETLKSDYLTQGPKILEFEKAFANYIGSKYAVAVANGTAALHLCTLALDVKKEQKVITTPITFAASANCVRYCDGEVVFADIDPETYLIDYNAVEKLLKASPKGTYNGIIPVDFAGRAVDLEKFRALADEYNLWIIEDSCHSPGGFFVDSKGKEQNCGNGNFADLAIFSFHPVKHIASGEGGMVTTNDEALYHKLLQLRTHGIVKSEDAFTNSIEFAGGDTQYPLWYMEMQHLGFNYRLTDFQAALGLSQLSRADQGLARRRDIAATYLEAFKNQSFVKGQSGVIEGHAYHLYILEVEDRLGLYNYLRTKNIFAQIHYIPCHLMPYYRQFGWREGDMSQAEKYYKNCISLPMYPTLTAEEQQFVITSIHEFYD; from the coding sequence ATGAAAAATATTCCCTACGGACGACAAAATATTACCACAGAAGATATTGATGCGGTAATTGAGACCTTAAAGTCGGATTATTTAACTCAAGGTCCAAAAATCTTAGAATTTGAAAAAGCATTTGCAAATTATATTGGTTCAAAATATGCTGTGGCAGTTGCAAACGGAACGGCAGCTTTACATCTATGTACATTAGCATTAGACGTAAAAAAAGAACAAAAAGTAATTACCACACCCATCACTTTTGCCGCTTCTGCAAATTGCGTAAGATATTGTGATGGAGAAGTTGTTTTTGCAGATATTGACCCTGAAACGTATTTAATAGACTATAATGCAGTTGAAAAACTGCTCAAAGCATCTCCAAAGGGAACTTATAATGGGATTATTCCAGTAGATTTTGCAGGAAGAGCGGTTGATTTAGAAAAATTTAGAGCATTGGCTGATGAGTATAATCTTTGGATTATTGAAGATTCTTGTCATTCGCCAGGAGGTTTTTTTGTAGACTCAAAAGGGAAAGAGCAAAATTGCGGGAATGGAAACTTTGCTGATTTAGCTATTTTCTCCTTTCACCCTGTAAAACACATAGCATCGGGTGAAGGTGGTATGGTAACCACGAATGACGAAGCTTTATACCATAAGTTATTACAACTTAGGACACACGGCATCGTAAAATCTGAAGATGCATTTACAAATTCTATAGAATTTGCGGGAGGTGATACACAATACCCATTATGGTATATGGAAATGCAACATTTAGGGTTTAACTACCGCCTAACAGATTTTCAAGCAGCATTAGGCTTAAGTCAATTAAGCAGAGCTGATCAAGGACTTGCAAGAAGACGAGATATTGCGGCAACCTATTTAGAGGCTTTTAAAAATCAGTCTTTTGTCAAAGGGCAATCTGGAGTAATTGAAGGACACGCTTATCACTTATATATTCTTGAAGTCGAAGACCGTTTGGGTTTGTACAATTATTTACGAACTAAAAACATTTTCGCTCAAATCCATTATATCCCTTGCCATTTAATGCCCTATTACAGACAATTTGGGTGGAGAGAAGGAGATATGTCTCAAGCAGAAAAATATTATAAAAATTGTATTAGTTTGCCAATGTATCCCACATTAACAGCCGAAGAACAACAATTTGTAATTACATCCATACATGAATTTTATGACTAA
- a CDS encoding GNAT family N-acetyltransferase, with product MEFPKRYKVLEKKIFSKGIFSLIPIRFEDRITIMHWRNEQIYHLRQNQPLTLENQESYFKNIVSKLFEQDQPNQILFSILENGECIGYGGLVHINWIDKNAEISFIMQTNLEQNRFDEIWSEYLNLVEKVAFSDLKLHKIFTYAFDLRPKLYSILSKSGYTEEARLKEHCLFNENYIDVLIHSKINHSLTLRLASLEDENITYDWASNKIVRQYAIQKEEIYFEDHKNWFSNKITAADCIYFIAEVNNTPIGSIRFDINNIKEALLSFLLDPQFHGKGYGKIILEKGIEEVLKLKELYKIIGVVSIENIPSLKTFKSLEFQQVSEIDAYITYEKKYK from the coding sequence ATGGAGTTTCCTAAAAGATATAAAGTTTTAGAAAAAAAAATATTTTCAAAAGGCATTTTTTCACTTATTCCTATTCGCTTTGAGGATAGGATAACAATCATGCATTGGCGCAACGAACAAATTTATCATCTTCGACAAAACCAACCTCTTACCTTAGAAAATCAAGAAAGCTATTTTAAGAATATAGTTTCAAAATTATTTGAGCAAGACCAACCAAATCAGATCTTGTTTTCTATTTTAGAAAATGGAGAATGTATTGGTTATGGAGGATTAGTGCACATTAATTGGATAGATAAAAATGCGGAGATTTCATTTATCATGCAAACAAATTTAGAGCAAAATCGATTTGATGAAATTTGGAGTGAATACTTAAACTTAGTTGAAAAGGTAGCCTTTAGCGATTTGAAATTACATAAAATATTTACCTATGCTTTTGATTTAAGACCCAAATTGTATAGCATCCTATCGAAATCAGGGTATACAGAAGAAGCACGCTTAAAGGAACATTGTCTGTTTAATGAAAACTATATTGACGTATTAATTCATTCAAAAATAAATCATTCTCTTACCCTACGGCTAGCTTCTCTGGAAGATGAAAACATTACATATGATTGGGCATCGAATAAGATCGTACGCCAATATGCAATTCAAAAAGAAGAAATTTATTTTGAAGATCACAAAAACTGGTTTTCAAATAAAATAACAGCAGCAGATTGTATCTATTTTATTGCTGAAGTAAATAACACTCCAATTGGTTCTATCCGTTTTGATATAAACAATATTAAAGAAGCATTGCTGAGTTTCTTGTTAGACCCTCAATTTCATGGTAAAGGATATGGCAAAATAATTTTAGAAAAAGGGATTGAGGAAGTACTTAAATTAAAAGAATTATATAAAATAATTGGTGTTGTCAGTATTGAAAACATTCCGTCGTTAAAAACCTTTAAATCATTAGAGTTTCAACAAGTGAGTGAGATAGACGCATACATTACTTACGAAAAAAAATATAAATAA
- the pseI gene encoding pseudaminic acid synthase, translating to MKIGTYEINNSSKVFIIAELSANHNGSIEVALETIKAAKRAGADCIKLQTYTADTITLDSDKEDFKIKGTIWEGQNLHKLYQEAYTPWEWHKQLFDAANAEGLVCFSSPFDKTAVDLLESLNTPAYKIASFEITDIPLIEYVASKGKPIILSTGIATIEDIELALDACRRVGNNDIALLKCTSSYPAPIEEANMCMVKDLAERFKVISGLSDHTIGSTVPVVATCFGAKIIEKHFILDRAIGGPDASFSMNEEEFTAMVKAVREAELAIGKVDYTLTDKQAKGKDFSRSLYVVNDIKKGELFTEENVRSIRPGFGLHPRYLPEILGKQASTDMEKGDRFELQMIAK from the coding sequence ATGAAAATAGGTACATACGAAATAAATAATAGCTCTAAAGTTTTTATCATTGCAGAACTTTCTGCAAATCATAATGGCAGTATCGAAGTAGCTCTGGAAACTATTAAAGCAGCAAAACGTGCTGGTGCTGATTGTATAAAACTACAAACCTATACCGCGGACACTATTACTTTAGATTCTGATAAAGAAGATTTTAAGATAAAAGGAACCATTTGGGAAGGACAAAATTTACATAAATTGTATCAGGAAGCCTATACACCATGGGAATGGCACAAACAATTATTTGATGCTGCCAACGCAGAAGGTTTAGTTTGCTTTTCTTCTCCATTTGATAAAACGGCAGTAGATTTACTGGAGTCCTTAAATACCCCAGCTTATAAAATCGCTTCTTTTGAAATTACCGATATACCATTAATTGAATATGTAGCTTCCAAGGGGAAACCTATCATTCTTTCAACAGGAATAGCCACTATTGAAGATATTGAATTAGCATTAGATGCTTGTAGAAGAGTGGGTAATAATGATATTGCTTTATTAAAGTGTACCTCAAGCTACCCTGCCCCTATTGAAGAAGCAAATATGTGTATGGTAAAAGATTTAGCAGAACGATTTAAAGTCATTTCAGGTTTATCAGATCATACTATTGGAAGTACAGTACCTGTGGTGGCAACCTGCTTTGGTGCAAAAATTATTGAAAAGCATTTTATCTTAGATCGTGCTATTGGAGGACCTGATGCATCGTTTTCAATGAACGAAGAAGAATTTACAGCAATGGTAAAAGCAGTACGAGAAGCAGAATTGGCTATTGGTAAAGTTGATTACACCTTGACAGATAAACAAGCTAAAGGAAAAGATTTTTCAAGATCCTTGTATGTAGTAAATGACATAAAAAAAGGCGAGCTATTTACCGAAGAAAATGTGCGTTCTATCCGACCTGGTTTTGGATTACATCCACGATATTTACCTGAAATATTAGGTAAGCAGGCAAGTACAGATATGGAAAAGGGAGACCGTTTTGAATTGCAAATGATTGCCAAATAA
- the pseF gene encoding pseudaminic acid cytidylyltransferase: MTNICIIPARGGSKRIFRKNIKIFLGKPIIAYSIEAAIDSGIFDEVMVSTDDAEIAEIALQYGAKVPFMRSNKNANDFATTYEVIEEVIESYKKRGQSFDQACCIYPCAPFISTKKLVEAARKLDKFETVLPIVQYGFPIQRALKKNEADSVSFIQPEFELSRSQDLNESFHDAGQFYFFNLKSLFKNKSVLSENTGCVVLSEIEVQDIDNEIDWKLAELKYKLLYGVS, from the coding sequence ATGACTAATATTTGTATCATTCCTGCACGAGGTGGCAGTAAACGTATTTTTCGAAAAAACATTAAAATTTTCTTAGGTAAACCTATTATTGCGTATTCAATTGAAGCTGCTATTGATTCCGGTATCTTTGATGAAGTAATGGTGTCAACAGATGATGCGGAAATAGCCGAAATAGCGCTACAATATGGAGCAAAAGTTCCATTTATGCGTAGTAATAAAAATGCAAATGATTTCGCTACTACTTATGAAGTAATAGAGGAGGTAATAGAGAGCTATAAAAAAAGAGGACAATCTTTTGACCAAGCCTGTTGTATTTATCCATGTGCTCCTTTCATTTCAACAAAAAAATTAGTTGAAGCAGCTAGAAAATTAGATAAATTCGAAACCGTCTTACCCATAGTACAATACGGATTTCCTATACAAAGAGCATTAAAAAAAAACGAAGCAGATAGCGTATCATTTATTCAACCAGAATTTGAACTTTCCCGTTCTCAAGATTTAAATGAAAGTTTTCACGATGCAGGACAATTCTATTTTTTCAACCTCAAAAGCTTGTTTAAAAATAAAAGTGTTTTATCAGAAAATACAGGGTGTGTAGTGTTATCTGAAATTGAAGTGCAAGATATTGATAATGAAATTGACTGGAAATTAGCGGAATTAAAATATAAATTACTGTATGGAGTTTCCTAA
- a CDS encoding EpsG family protein — translation MDREQKGYLILLFLFSPILGLFKLLKLKNEKDITFFGTFFFGLVGSVFVYIVGTDGHSHLMKAKEFYLDMSLVEFFKKSYEILTFNSTEGSTDIYLHCISFISASLLQTPELIHVFAGLVFGYFFTKSVLLILKNNLDIKKTYILVGFIILLLIIRSIGALNSIRMWTGMWVLFYGTYSWATTKKRKYILVILFSVLVHFSYALILLPVTAAYILQKNKKILVALYIVSFFTTVGFSFVKAYIPQSDLIEKKQNTYAVDSDQDVKRYEKNSINAKKESENSNFYKASGETNYLNYSIVGLSIILIFFYLKKESDRNLIFLVAVGIGVYAFSNLVAFSPSLQGRTKMIAATFILAAAIHLQLTLKKYNLKIKSIKRLNTALLFFLISSIPMFLFQLSYILQSFSFFLLFLPQVSWLLGDGDYSIRGVIGLFID, via the coding sequence ATGGATAGAGAGCAAAAAGGTTATCTGATATTATTATTTCTTTTTTCTCCCATTTTAGGTTTATTTAAACTATTGAAATTAAAAAATGAAAAGGACATCACCTTTTTTGGAACCTTTTTTTTTGGGTTAGTAGGGAGTGTATTTGTTTATATAGTAGGAACTGATGGGCATTCACACTTAATGAAAGCTAAAGAGTTCTACTTAGATATGTCTTTAGTAGAGTTTTTTAAGAAATCATACGAAATACTAACGTTTAATTCTACAGAAGGTTCTACAGATATATATTTACATTGCATTTCCTTTATTTCAGCCTCTCTATTACAAACACCAGAGTTAATTCACGTATTTGCGGGTTTAGTATTTGGTTATTTTTTCACAAAATCGGTATTACTTATTTTAAAAAATAATTTAGATATAAAGAAAACCTACATTCTAGTTGGTTTTATCATATTGTTACTTATCATTAGAAGTATTGGCGCACTCAATTCTATTAGAATGTGGACTGGAATGTGGGTACTATTTTATGGTACTTACAGTTGGGCAACAACAAAAAAAAGAAAGTATATATTAGTTATTTTATTTTCAGTACTGGTCCATTTTTCTTACGCGTTAATTTTACTGCCTGTTACGGCAGCCTATATCTTACAAAAAAATAAAAAAATTCTGGTAGCTCTTTACATTGTATCTTTCTTTACGACAGTAGGTTTTTCATTTGTTAAAGCTTATATACCACAATCTGATTTAATAGAAAAAAAACAAAACACATATGCTGTCGATTCTGATCAAGATGTGAAACGGTATGAGAAAAATAGCATAAATGCTAAAAAAGAGTCTGAAAATTCAAATTTTTATAAGGCATCTGGCGAAACAAATTATTTGAATTATAGCATTGTCGGTTTATCTATAATTTTAATTTTTTTTTACTTAAAAAAAGAGAGTGATAGGAACCTAATTTTTTTGGTAGCAGTTGGTATAGGAGTATATGCTTTCTCCAATTTAGTAGCATTTTCACCTTCACTTCAAGGTAGAACAAAAATGATTGCAGCTACTTTTATTTTGGCAGCAGCTATACATTTACAGCTTACTTTGAAAAAGTATAATTTAAAAATAAAATCAATAAAGAGATTAAATACAGCACTATTATTTTTTTTGATTTCATCAATTCCGATGTTTTTGTTTCAACTCTCTTATATACTACAATCCTTCAGTTTCTTTCTACTATTTCTACCTCAAGTATCATGGCTATTAGGTGATGGAGATTATTCCATAAGAGGAGTAATAGGATTATTTATCGATTAA
- a CDS encoding glycosyltransferase, with translation MYKITIGIPTYRRSEALVNLLENISSLSGLKIDFDIIIIDDSGTKEYNLKNKEVIESFKDLKINFIINQLNLGFPRTFLKLLKECNTKYLILMADDDLLIKDNLIEIFDFLEKKNPDLLSPQWLYKSGKYGRGINSTRKVIPEEHRLCCGHAPGVIFNVIKGREFISVIEDRINQSCNATLTYPLVSLSIALMLFYDNCYWYAKPIAMEGQACESGINDSKGNHYSSTASRIQQIAAFDDYILTFAECENREKILLASRSWSFQKVLNSNKTLREKVLQYINPSLSFRIHRKINLLCNKK, from the coding sequence ATGTATAAAATTACAATTGGAATCCCCACATATAGGCGTTCCGAAGCATTAGTGAATCTATTAGAAAATATTAGTAGCTTATCCGGTTTAAAAATTGATTTTGATATAATAATTATTGACGATAGTGGTACTAAAGAATACAATCTAAAGAATAAAGAAGTTATTGAGTCATTTAAAGACTTAAAAATTAATTTTATAATCAATCAATTAAATTTAGGTTTCCCACGGACATTCTTAAAACTTCTAAAAGAATGTAATACTAAATACTTGATTTTAATGGCTGACGATGATCTACTTATAAAAGATAATTTAATAGAAATTTTTGATTTTTTGGAGAAAAAAAATCCTGATTTATTAAGTCCTCAGTGGTTGTATAAATCAGGTAAGTATGGTAGAGGTATAAATTCAACAAGAAAAGTAATACCAGAAGAACATAGACTTTGTTGTGGACATGCACCAGGTGTAATTTTTAATGTCATAAAGGGAAGAGAGTTTATTAGTGTTATTGAAGACAGAATTAATCAATCTTGTAATGCAACTTTAACTTATCCTTTAGTGTCATTGAGTATTGCTTTAATGCTATTTTATGATAATTGCTACTGGTATGCGAAACCAATAGCAATGGAAGGTCAAGCTTGTGAGAGCGGAATAAATGATTCGAAAGGCAATCATTACAGTAGTACAGCCTCTAGAATTCAACAAATCGCTGCTTTTGATGATTATATTTTAACATTCGCAGAATGTGAAAATAGGGAAAAAATATTATTGGCATCGCGCAGTTGGTCTTTTCAAAAAGTTTTAAACTCAAATAAAACCTTAAGAGAAAAAGTTTTACAATATATAAATCCATCTTTAAGTTTTAGAATACATAGAAAGATAAATTTATTATGTAATAAAAAGTAG
- a CDS encoding glycosyltransferase, which produces MIVTIKQNIVIARNYLIYKRFDILSKIKQRKFRINPQANFVVSIASYPKRSHLLPAVYEALNQQTTVPKKWNLVLSEEEWPKLILPKFLKKLEQRGLEIIWVKSNTYAVKKLVPVLIKYPDLGIITLDDDIIYESNLIGNLVNNTYAKKGNIVGHVGKTLIKKNNELNMMFRDTAPTNINTSTNQVFLIGWGGIYYPNNSLSPKVKDADAIKKIVPGRGSDIWFWAAALAQNTKQYCITPHSAKNLGIPIPTNDNTKPKDTPASDLLERRFQMAIDYFEIREKLLTNLPNRA; this is translated from the coding sequence GTGATAGTAACTATCAAACAAAATATCGTCATAGCAAGAAATTATCTCATTTACAAAAGATTTGATATTTTATCCAAAATAAAACAGCGTAAATTCCGCATTAATCCACAAGCTAATTTTGTGGTCTCAATAGCTAGTTATCCAAAGCGAAGCCACTTATTGCCTGCTGTTTATGAAGCCTTAAACCAGCAGACTACCGTTCCTAAAAAGTGGAATTTAGTCTTATCTGAAGAAGAATGGCCGAAATTAATTTTACCTAAATTTTTAAAAAAATTAGAACAAAGAGGTCTAGAAATCATATGGGTTAAAAGCAATACCTATGCAGTAAAAAAACTAGTTCCTGTATTGATAAAATATCCAGATTTAGGGATTATAACTCTTGATGATGACATTATTTATGAATCCAATTTAATAGGCAACCTAGTCAATAATACTTATGCGAAAAAAGGAAATATAGTAGGACATGTGGGCAAAACATTAATAAAAAAGAATAATGAATTGAATATGATGTTTAGAGATACAGCTCCAACAAATATAAACACTAGTACCAATCAAGTATTTTTGATAGGTTGGGGCGGAATTTATTATCCTAATAATTCACTATCACCTAAAGTTAAAGACGCTGATGCAATAAAAAAAATCGTACCAGGAAGAGGTTCTGATATTTGGTTTTGGGCAGCAGCTCTTGCCCAAAACACAAAGCAATATTGTATAACACCACACAGTGCTAAAAATTTAGGAATACCAATACCTACAAACGATAATACTAAACCAAAAGATACACCCGCTTCTGATTTGCTTGAGCGACGTTTTCAGATGGCTATTGACTATTTTGAAATTCGTGAAAAACTATTAACCAACTTACCTAATAGAGCCTAA
- a CDS encoding glycosyltransferase encodes MNIALFLEQSFDPDAGGVQRSTSKLAKIFKDEGHNVIVITSNYQSSEIELWNQIPIISIDFKKRKSELKKILEKKQISIIINQAGYSLKLTKNLIHSSNDGIKIINTLRINPLNFYTNYKQFIGLFLNSNKLGFLNNKIVQKIILRYHIIKQRSDLNYIIKNTDAFVMLSKGFTPELYFLAPNLKKYNHKIHSISNPFEKPILNIAQIEKDNIILFVGRLNILQKRVDLLLEIWKKLHKTLPDWKFWVVGEGEDQVFMENYCKENNLNRVTFFGKNNPNEYYKKAKIFHMTSAFEGFGNVLVEAQSYGCVPILFNSYAAAQDIVTHNENGLLVAPFNSDEYVDVTTTLINNPDKLSQMALNGYENVNRFSYDETYKKWEEVFNSLKK; translated from the coding sequence ATGAACATAGCTTTATTCTTAGAACAATCCTTTGATCCTGACGCAGGTGGAGTCCAAAGGAGTACATCAAAACTGGCAAAAATTTTTAAAGATGAAGGTCACAACGTAATTGTTATTACTTCAAACTACCAATCTTCAGAAATAGAATTGTGGAATCAAATTCCAATTATTTCTATAGATTTTAAAAAAAGAAAATCTGAATTAAAAAAAATATTAGAAAAAAAACAAATTTCGATTATCATTAATCAAGCTGGATATTCTTTAAAATTGACAAAAAACTTAATACATAGCAGCAACGACGGTATAAAGATTATAAATACACTTCGAATCAACCCATTAAATTTTTACACCAATTACAAACAGTTTATAGGATTGTTTTTAAATAGTAATAAACTGGGATTTTTAAATAATAAAATCGTACAGAAAATTATTCTGAGATATCATATTATTAAACAACGATCTGATCTTAATTACATTATAAAAAACACAGATGCGTTTGTAATGCTATCTAAAGGATTTACACCAGAACTTTATTTTTTAGCCCCCAATTTAAAGAAGTACAATCACAAGATACATAGCATCAGTAATCCTTTTGAAAAACCAATATTAAATATTGCTCAAATAGAGAAAGATAATATAATTCTATTTGTAGGTAGACTTAATATCTTGCAAAAAAGAGTGGATTTACTTCTCGAAATTTGGAAAAAACTACATAAAACATTACCCGATTGGAAATTCTGGGTAGTTGGTGAAGGCGAAGATCAAGTTTTTATGGAGAATTATTGTAAAGAAAACAATTTAAACAGAGTTACTTTCTTTGGCAAAAATAATCCAAATGAATACTATAAAAAAGCTAAAATATTTCACATGACATCTGCTTTTGAAGGTTTTGGCAATGTATTGGTAGAAGCACAAAGCTATGGTTGTGTCCCCATTTTATTTAATTCCTATGCAGCCGCTCAAGACATTGTAACTCATAATGAAAACGGACTGCTTGTAGCCCCTTTCAATAGTGATGAATACGTTGATGTAACAACTACACTAATTAATAATCCTGATAAACTTTCACAAATGGCTCTGAATGGGTATGAAAATGTAAATAGATTTTCATATGATGAAACATATAAAAAATGGGAAGAAGTTTTTAATAGTCTAAAAAAGTAA
- a CDS encoding ABC transporter ATP-binding protein, whose product MNLIKQLLTKYFENLAYFFKQLRYRLLLMIILGVVVGVLDGFGLAMFMPLLEMVNNTAQSNGSSLGNLSFLVDGIKSMGLSLNLATVLSMMVFFFIIKGIVKYIAGVYNALLRRFFIDKLRNNLLSAFNKIKFKYFVTSDVGRIQNTMSVEIERASAAFYNYANTLQQSIMVLVYVSFAFFVDIRFALLVTIGGGLSNFLYKSIYKKTKGASKDFSTDSHTYQGQIIQYVSNYKYLKATAILDIYANRLRKSIDAIEQSRFRIGKLGAILESAREPILIVVVASVILIQTRLLNATLGPILISLLFFYRALSSLMNLQNSYNRFLELSGSLDNLMDFQKEINLEKEQNGKEIIKTVNSSIELKNVFLAYDKVDILKNINLKIDKNETVAFVGESGSGKTTVVNILAGLIPADKGNVFIDGIDRNDIDIKTYQTKIGYITQDPVIFNDTIFNNVTLWSEQNKTTFKRFEEALQKAAIADFVAEQTMGAETILGNDGVNLSGGQKQRISIARELYKDINILIMDEATSALDSETERAIQESIDALKGKYTIFMVAHRLSTIRNADRIIVMNKGEIQQIGSYQSLMETSSLFKRMVDLQDL is encoded by the coding sequence ATGAATTTGATAAAACAACTTCTCACTAAGTATTTTGAAAACCTAGCCTATTTTTTTAAGCAACTGCGTTATCGCTTGCTTCTAATGATAATACTAGGTGTAGTAGTTGGTGTTCTAGATGGTTTTGGACTAGCGATGTTCATGCCGTTACTAGAAATGGTAAATAATACTGCACAATCTAACGGATCCTCTTTAGGGAACTTAAGCTTTTTAGTAGACGGGATAAAAAGTATGGGGCTTTCTTTGAACCTTGCTACAGTATTATCAATGATGGTGTTTTTCTTTATAATTAAGGGAATTGTTAAATATATCGCTGGTGTCTATAATGCTCTTTTACGCAGATTTTTCATCGACAAATTACGAAACAATTTGCTTTCCGCTTTCAATAAAATAAAATTCAAATATTTTGTTACCTCAGATGTTGGTCGGATTCAAAACACTATGTCTGTAGAAATTGAAAGAGCTTCTGCCGCCTTTTACAATTATGCCAATACATTGCAACAATCAATTATGGTATTGGTTTATGTCAGTTTTGCTTTTTTTGTAGACATACGGTTTGCACTACTTGTCACTATTGGAGGTGGTTTATCTAATTTTTTATACAAGTCTATTTATAAAAAAACAAAAGGGGCTTCTAAAGATTTTTCTACCGATTCTCATACATACCAAGGGCAAATAATCCAGTATGTAAGCAACTATAAGTATTTAAAAGCTACTGCTATTTTAGACATTTATGCTAATCGACTTCGAAAAAGCATTGATGCTATCGAGCAGAGTCGTTTCCGAATCGGAAAATTAGGTGCCATTTTAGAGTCTGCTCGTGAACCTATATTAATTGTAGTTGTTGCAAGTGTAATTTTGATTCAGACTAGGTTACTAAATGCTACATTAGGACCAATATTAATCAGTTTATTGTTTTTTTATAGGGCTTTATCTTCCTTAATGAATTTGCAAAACTCCTACAATCGTTTTTTGGAACTTTCCGGTTCATTGGATAATTTAATGGACTTCCAAAAAGAAATAAATTTAGAAAAAGAGCAAAATGGTAAAGAAATTATCAAGACCGTAAACAGTTCGATAGAACTAAAAAATGTTTTCTTGGCTTATGATAAGGTTGACATACTAAAAAATATTAATTTAAAAATTGATAAAAATGAAACGGTAGCTTTTGTTGGAGAAAGCGGCAGTGGTAAAACAACAGTAGTAAATATTTTAGCTGGTCTTATTCCTGCAGACAAAGGAAATGTATTTATTGATGGTATTGATCGCAATGATATAGACATCAAAACGTATCAAACAAAAATTGGATACATTACGCAAGATCCCGTTATCTTTAATGATACAATTTTTAATAATGTCACTCTTTGGTCAGAACAAAATAAGACGACGTTCAAACGTTTTGAAGAAGCATTGCAAAAGGCGGCAATCGCTGATTTTGTAGCCGAACAAACGATGGGGGCAGAAACGATTTTAGGAAATGATGGCGTTAACTTAAGCGGCGGTCAAAAACAACGGATTTCGATTGCCCGAGAATTGTATAAAGACATTAACATACTGATAATGGATGAAGCAACTTCTGCTTTAGACAGTGAAACTGAAAGAGCCATTCAAGAAAGTATAGATGCCTTAAAAGGAAAATATACTATATTCATGGTGGCGCATCGTTTATCTACTATTCGCAATGCCGACAGGATTATCGTAATGAATAAAGGAGAAATACAACAAATAGGTTCCTACCAATCGCTGATGGAAACTTCTTCATTGTTCAAGAGAATGGTAGACTTACAAGATTTGTAG